The genomic segment ATAAGATAGTCTTGTAACCAAAGATATTTTTCAATCTCAATAATACCACAAGTTTTGCGATTAAAAAAAGTATAGGATAGCctaaccttttttttttttgtgcctATACTTCTAATTCAAAGTCATTCCACGTGATATGTTATCTGCAATCGAGAATTTGTTGCTATAAAAACGTAGATCTTCAGCCTCATCTTTTCATGGCTTACTCATTAATGAAGATCTTCCTTATTTTCTCCGTCCTTTCTCTCTTTCAACTGCGATTTTGTGCGGGACAAAATGCAGTGAATGGTGTGTACTGGTTCCCAGACAGTGGATTCGCAGCCTCAAACATCAACTCGTCTCTTTTCACGCACATATTCTGCGCATTTGCGGATCTTGATCCTCAAACCAAACAAGTCACCATTTCTTCCGCAAATAATGACTCCTTCTACCAGTTCACAAGAACTGTCCAACTCAAAAACCCTTCAGTCAAAACCCTTTTGTCCATTGGTGGTGGCAGTGCTAACAGAACTGTCTTCTCTCAGATGGCTAGCCAGTCATCCTCGAGAAAATCTTTCATCGATTCTTCAATAAGATTAGCCAGATCCTATGGATTTTTCGGGCTTGATCTCGATTGGGAGTACCCGCAAACATCTTCGGACATGACTAATTTAGGTACCCTTTTAACAGAATGGCGCACCGCTGTCACGACCGAGGCCCAGAGCTCCGGGAAGCCAGCCCTTTTGTTAACGGCAGCGTTTTACTACGCCGCGAGTTTGAACGGACTGAACTACCCCGTGAATTCGATAAACCAGAATCTTGATTGGGTCAACGCTATGGCGTATGACTTTTACGATCCTTCGTGGTATAGATACACAAATTCACATTCTATGCTGTATGATTCAACCAGCCAAGTTAGTGGAAGCTATGGAATCAATTCTTGAATTCAGGCAGGTTTAAGTGCCAAGAAACTGGCACTTGGGATACCGTTTTACGGGTATGCTTGGCGTTTGGCCAATGCCAATAATCATGGCATGTTGGCACCATCAACTGGACCTGCCGGACCAGATAGCGGTGCGATGGGCTACAACCAAATCAGGAATTTCATCTCGCAGAATAGTGGCACGGTGGTTGTCTACAATTCCACCATTGTGACGAATTACTGCTACTCGGGGACGACGTGGATCGGTTACGATGACACTCAGTCGGTTGCTGCTAAAGTTTCGTATGCCAAGCAGAAAGGGTTGCTTGGTTACTTTGCATGGCATGTGGGAGTTGATACCAACTGGGCTCTATCAAAACAAGGTTACAATCAAATTTAAGCTTcttaattatattattacatTTGCTAACAGTAAGAATTAAAAGGACCAGAAAAATActctcacacacacaaatatacatacatatacatatatacactgTTTTGATCAGCTCACCCACAGAAGCATCCATTAATGAGGTGACTTTCATCGTTTTTTAAATGATACATCTGATATATATGAATGTCTCATCATTGATAGACAATCAAGTGAACAAGATTGGTAGACagtatatcaaaactatatatatatatatatatatatatatatatatatatatatatatatatatatatatatatatatatatatatatatatattattttcaagCTCTTGATCTTTTTGTTTATTGAATGTTGATGCAGCTAAACAATCATGGGGAGCATGAAGCTTATGGATACGAGTCGGCTGTCAATAATACAAAGAATGGAATAAATAGAATGATATAATGAGATACTTGTAAGTTGTAAACGTACGCGGTTGAGAATAAATATATACTGTTAATTAAATCTGAGACATGGGGTTTCTGAAATCCTAAGAACTCAAATAGCCTACATTAATCTGAGGATGTCGATCGGTGGCAATGATACTCAGTCGGTTTTAGCATCTGACGAAACAAAAACTCAATGGATGAAGGTGCACCATAACTAAactataaaattaaataaatattaaaggtcataatataataaaactaaaatataAGACAAATATATTcggatattaaaaaaaatgaggaATTTCAAATCTTACATCCGACGCATTATTTTTGCTTTCTCCATTTTTTTTCTCCTTATAAATGCAAATAATGATTCGAACTAAAGTTAAGAATACAACTATAATTTCATTCAAATCATTGTATAAGTAATTGTGGGAAAATGATATGGTTTAGTCCACTAGCTTATATTCATTCAATGGTTGTTCACTAACTTTATATTTTCGATTATTTTAGTTCAATTTTTGACGTAATATATGACAAGTCAACAATTTTTGATGTTATAGTGGTACTTATCGCCGACATATGAACAATTTGATAAAAATAgccaaaaatttaaattaatgtaccaaaaatcaaactttgaaaatttaatGAACCCAACTTTAAATTGAAAGAtttgacaaaaaaaatatttcctaaTTATTAAAGCACATACTATTAGTGGGTTTACTAGGATATCTCGTATCTGTCACTTCAGATTTGGTTATATTATTTGCAATCCTTAGAATAAGAAtcgtattatttatttatttatattgttaTGTTGACTCGTTAATTGAATCACGTGTagtatttgaccaagtaatgcAAGAATTTATGCTCATTATTTTAGATAGTGGGGCAAAACTAATTCTGCGCTCTTTTAAAAGTTTACGAGACAAAACTGTCATCATAAAATGCTCAAAAACTAAATTGTTGGGACCAAAATAGTTATTTCCCGGTGTATTTGTGAGTTAACCATGGTGACAAAGTTGTTCGAGCATGGAGCATGGTATTTTCTAGGTGGTTGCATCGGGGAAAGGCCAATTAGAAACCATCTATACTATTATATAATCTAAACATATTTCTCAAATTCAGAAATAACACAGACGGAAAACATTCTATATGACTATCGCCTGCAAGAACAAATTTTCTAATAAACAAAAACCTTGAATGTTTAGATTGAAAAAAACTACATAATCAAACAGCCGAGAGCTGTTACGGTGCAACTGCGTATAAATTTTGCCACCAAAATTCAGTCTGGGTGTTGGCAGCATATATAAGAAAGCTGGGGGAGCCATCTTCAGTTCTCTAATCGGCTTTCTTTTGTTTCTTTGCAGGTGGTTTTTGGTACAGAATTATCTGACTTAAGATGGTGCCATTAGTCATAATGCCAATAATGGAGCCCAAAACCACTACAACAAATTCAAGAAGATCAAAGTCAGTTTAAAGGACTCCTAACATCAGTACATATTAAGATACAAAACCTCCATTTCAACTCGATTAACCAGGGACAAAAATGCAAATTCCAAGAACACAGAGAGCTGAAGTCTGCCTTGTAAATCATCGATGGTAATCACGTGAGATTATGGAGTCATTATATTTTAATGTTTCCATAGGTTGCACTGCCAATATTAATTTCCAGCAAATAAGAAGAAGTAATTTTACCACTTGTTGGCGCCTTTTCCTGAATGCTGGTGAAGACCCTTACTGGCAAAGAGAAATTAACAGCCATTAGACAATTACATACCTCCCATTAAATCTGAATATGCAAATGGAAAAATGCAACAAACCTACCCATCGAACCAGCAAAATTCATCAACGATGTCAAAAAGCTAAGCTCGCCCGTACTTTTATTCTGCTCAAAATAGCAATAATAACTTGTTAGTACAATAAGGGGGAATCTGTACTATTTTCAATTTTACTACTAGAAAATTTTCATCCTGAACAATTGACGCAAATCACAACTTTTTGTGCAATTTAGAACATATCATTCACCCTTGCAAAACACCATATTTTATTTAAGTATCCTTGGAACTATATTGCAGAATGAAAATCTTAATCATGGAATGAGTATACGTGATGATATCGAAATAAATATCTCATGGTTTATTAAAATAGAAAGAAATAAGGTTGAATTAAATCCTTACTTTTAAGTTGGCCCAAATCTGTGGAATCCTTGCACAGAAAAATATTGCATGTTGAGAAGCCTGTGAAATTTGACTCACACAAATTAAACTTTCAATGCTCAAACTTCATAAATATTACTGTTGCAGAATATCAAGAGCAAAGAGCATAAATAGTAGACATTGCTGACTCACATATAGAGCCTCAAAAAGTATGGGATCAATTTGACCAGCTAAGATAGTTGGTGCAATAGCACAATATCTGCAGTTAAGTAGTTAAGGAAATGGATTTTACATTATCCGATCATACAAAAAAGATCATTAAAAAGGAAATGGAAATTCTACAATATATAAAACGGCATTCAAAGGATACAGTAATGCCCTGATCCATGTCATGGTTCCTATAGGTTGAGAAAAATAGTATATGATTGCTACCAGAATTATGCCTGCAAACAACAGAAAAGAGAGCAATGGAGATACGAAATCTGTCAAATGTTTTTTTAAGCACCTAACATGTTATGTTTATCAAGCTTGATTTCAAGAATTATTCAACGTATATCAAGACCAACAAGGCTTTGGATTAACACTGttattgcaaggaccatgcatATTCAGATATAGTTCACTagcatatgaaaaataaaaggattagTAGGCCTAGGGTTCCACGTTAACTCACATACATACAAAATGCACATtagttttaaatcatatataatgATTAATTTAAAAACATAAGTAGCAATTCGAATTTTGATGGAAAAGTAAGAGAAGTGAGCGCAGCAATGGGCCAATGGCCCACAATTCATGAGTGAATTACATTAAAGTATTATTCAGTACGTGGTATGGGATGGTATGAGATGGTTAAAGGATCTCAATGTGTAATAAGGAgtgataaaaaaattgatagATATAGGTAATTTATGTATgtgattaattatattatatttgccTATTGGTGTATATGTTTAATGTGAGTTGAGAGCTAGTAATTCTTTATAAATTTTGATCAGGCTTATAATATAATAGTAAAAGCTTTTTGCTAAGCactaaaacaaaaaacaaataatTCTATATCATGTGATATCAGAAATGGTGGAAAACTTGAAAGCTGGAACCTTATTAAACATACCTTGGAGCAAAAGGAATGCCAGCTCCCCATATGCTGAAAAGGGGAGCCCTTTGTGAAGACAATACGCTAAAGCAATGGTATAACCAACTACTTCAAGTTCGAAAGACAAAATACTTAGGCCCCGCACACTactatttttcaatattttcagTATCTGAAAAAAAGCagcaacaattggtatcaaacAGCTAAATCACAAGTTTCAAGATAAAACAATTAAACTGACTTGACAATTAAACATGTACACATTTAAAGCTCTTTTCACTGTGTTACAGGCACGAAAAGGGGAGGGCGGGGGGAGTAAAATGCTAAACATTTTAGGCAGCCGACACAATCCACAAATACTAAACACTTCTTCTTCTTGATTGTTCTTAAGTAGTCTACAATGTTTTGGTTTTAATCTAAACCCAAACTAGTGGCACCAATCTTAAAGTTTGCATGTGGAATAAGCACATTACGCAAATCACAATCAGGTATGCTGAAGTCTACAACTTGTTCCTATTCAATATTTCCCAGTTCATCACTGATATATGTAACAGAAAGACTGGAATGTGATGCTTTCCATGTCTCTTAATTTTACATCAGCTTCCATAACTATGCAAAGATTTTTAATAAGCATGATCACAAATTCAATCCCCGTAATTGTTCCACaggtcaaaatattttatacaaaTATATGGAAGCAAGTTAACTGATCCCACTTGGATATCATGAATAAACTGTGAATGATAAACTTGAGAACATCAATTTACTCGAGTGATATCATACAATTATGTTGAATCACAGGACGTATTCAGCTTAAAGAAGTGAAAGTGTGAAAAGTTTATCCTATGAATGAATTGAAGAgtggaataatttaaaattgataTTCAGCTGATCCATTTCCCAGCATATTCAAGGTTTCTAACTGATCGTTCATAATCCATATCAATGCAGACTAGACCAGAGAGTTTTTTCAAGATTTTAATGGAGAACCAAAAAACATCTAAAGAGACTATTATCACCCACATATAAATTCACGCATTTAGTTTTCCCCAAGTAATTTTTGTCTTTCAGGGTAAACAACTACAATGAAATATTCTAATTTGATACTCATTTCTACAAGCATAAATATTTTGACGAATTACGGTATCCCACTTTCAATTTGGCAATTTTGTTCGATTCATTACGGATTTTGAATTACTCCAATATGAGGTGAATTTAGAATACATCCCTGTGATTgaaaaaattacaataaatgattGGTGACGGTTTAAAAAGTCACATGGCCCAAAAAGTATCCAAACAATTATGATAGATCAAAAACATGATAATGAAATTCTTTAATCTCATTACACCCAGAGTTTGATAATGTTTCAATTAAGAGAACTGAACATCTCAAAGCAACACAAATCATCCAAACTAAACTTGATAACCATGTGGAAAAGAAAACAATGATCTCAAGTCCCAATCCACACAGAACACACGATTTTCATGTCCTGAGATTGTATAGAAAATATACAAGTTAATAGTATCCGTCAAATGAAACCTAATGCAAAATCAAGCAGACAAAGCACATTTCAAGATATTTGaagcaaataaaaaaaatctaaattcaaatcGCAAAAAAACCCCAATTCCTAAATGATGTACCTAACGCACACATTGGGTTCCATAGCAAATTCCAATTACTTTTCGCAAGACAAGGCAAAAGGGCAAATTCATCCATTCTATTTTAAGCACAAGTCCTTTAAAAATTCGAATTACTGTATCTTCAGCAAAAAACCTTCCCCACCCTCCCGTGTCCCCCCATCCAAGATACTAAAATCTGGGGAGTTCATAATAAGGCGCCAAAGATCAGAACTCTCGTCATTTTTTTGCCCAAAAACCTCAATAATGAAGTGCAGCAAACATGAATCTACAACTATAATCGCGCCAAGTCCAATCAATACAAAAATCAATGCACGAGAAACTACCCTAACCACACTAATAGATTCGTTTTATCGATGCAAATGTAAGTAAATAAACTGAGTAATCACCTGGGGTAATTTGACAGTGGTAGACGCAGCGACGATGCAGTAACCCAATAGCTTTGATATCAGCGGAAGCAAGCAATCCTTTTCAGGGAACTCTCCATTGCTTAGCGATCCCAATGCGCAGCCAAAGTCCATCCCAAGAAGTTTCATCTCCACCATTTTTTTCGGAATCCCGGTAGCAGACTGGACCTGCGGGTGGCGGATCTGGTGCCCGCTGGGTGGAGCTGTGGTGGCCGGTTTCGGTCCTTGTGAGGTGGCTTCGCGCGGAAGTCGATAGTTATTTTACACTCCCtccttttttattattatctttattttattcATTATCAGGAAACTCTGAAGTGTAAATTTTGGAAGGAAATCTCAATCGACCCAATCTAATTTcgttgtaaaaataatattatttttagtcaaattataaaaatatattatatatcatatgCATCTCTCTCGGAAGCTTATCAAATAATAACTCTAAAGTTATGTGTGTTTGATTTGGAACAATTCTGGAATAGGTGATCTTATAAGAAATTTCATAAGATGCGTATTAACGAAGACATAAATACGCTAGAAAGACTCGTTTTAATACAGTGAGAAAAGTCATCGAATACGAGATGTTacaataaaaatcacaaaaataatttaattaacgaAGTAATTAGTTCGAGTTTATGCATTGATCATACGAAGGATTAAATTTGTTCGATTAGTTAATTTTTGAATCTTTTaaatatgagtaggtctctcgTGAGAagatctcatgaatctttatttgtgagacatattaaccctatcgatattcataataaaaaataatatttttttatagatgatccaaataaaatattcgtatcataaaatacgaccaaTTAGActgtttcacacaaatttttgttttgaaataaAGAACTAACGTTTCCTCAGAAATTACAAATACACCAAGAATCCAAAATCACACAACATCCACAAGCGACTAGTATCAACAAGGAAACCTGACAAAACACACTCAAAACACAATAACATACAAATTAAAAGTTCCCTATTATTCATTTCCCGAAGATGGATTTAAGCCACCATATCCCTTTGGTGTCTTTCGGGCCCTCACTCTCAGGTGGAGTTTCAGAATGTGTTGTTTTGTGCAGTTTGGAAACATCATATCCCTCTTCTTTGGCCTTCTCCACCAGTTGGTTATATGTTTCTTCGTCAAGAGAAGATTGCCTACAAAGAATCTGCCACCACCCAACAAGTAAAACAAGATTGTTAATTTAACAAGAAACTCAGACTCGTAGCAAAGCCACAGGTTGCCAACATATATCTTATTGAAATTACGATTCGATGACTTAAGAAGATAGGCGGCGGTCTGGTATAACAGAAAGTGAATTGCCTTGAACATCATACTTTAAAAAGTCGAGGCTTGCTACCCAAGCGTTACCAAAGCACTTAGCCACTTGCTACTCACATGATTTCACCACCCTAAATTTCTTGAATCTTAACCCCTTAACATAAAAGAGTCCAAGACCGATTATTGCAGCAGAAGTTTGAAACCAAAAAATGTGTACGAGCAATCTAAAAActattatatactgattttttCTCAAGATGAGAAGCGAGCATTGATTAATCTTGGGTTTGCATTTGGTGTTGAAATAAGAGCGAAACAAAAGGAATTCCACAAGAACTGAAAGTCCATTCGAAACACATCAGCATCTCTTTAAAAAAACATGCTTTTAAATAGGTTTTTAAATACAGATTGTCCCGTAAAAATGCCTAAAAgaacacttgattcaaaagcaCAAAAACTCATCAAACATGAGAATTGCTTCTTAAAAGCCACGATGGATCCAAACTACCCTTGATAAAGACATAAAAATACCATGAATCCACAAGTCAAATCAAACAACACAAAAACCACGTATAGAAAAAGCAAGATTTCCAGAAACATACCCAAAGATACTTCCTGCTGCGCTGCCCAACCAAAGCATACTGATAATCCTCATCAATGTACAAAACCCAATAATCCCCAGTAACAGGAATTATAGGCAAGAAAGGGGGCACGTAGAACCTAACTTTGAGCTTCGCCTCGTCGCTCTTCGGATCAACTTTCCATGCCGTACCTTCAATATAACCCCTTTTCCCACCCGTCCATGTCTCGTTCAAAACATGCACAGTCTCATCTGGATTCAAAGTGTAGGTAGCCCTCGTGTCCACGCCGTTTTTGGGCTGAAAAGCCGAGCGAAATGAAGCTATTTCGTACCATCTTCCCATGTATCTCTCTACGTTCAAACCCTTCACCACCTCCATTTCTTTGTTTCCCATTAAATCAAGCGAGAATGCCTTGCTTGTGTCGTGGATTTGGGAGGTATTCTTGATAAGGTTGTGTTGGATTGCGGGTTAAGCGAAAACGAGCGTATATAGGATGGTTTTGGAAACGTGGAGACAGCACAACCTTAGACGTGTAATGTGAAAGACTCTAGAAACGGTCGGGATGGGGACGTCGCTTAAATAATCCATTTGGCCTTGGGGAGAAATAGATGCAAAAAAGGATGATTCCAACATATGATCCTCAATCATACCTTAATAACACCTAAATCATCCTGAACTAAAGAAGCTTCACATACTTGGATATCAGTCTAAGCACTCGATTTCAATTCGTTTTTTTATTGATGTTTATCCGGGTGAATTGGTTGAACTAGTTCTGGGCAATTCACCGAATGATGATATAAATGTTATGTTTAGAAAAGTGAGCAAAGAAATACGAATTGTGATGAAGTTATTTATCTGTAATATGGCTTCAACTGTAACCTGCAGACAATAAAATGAATTCGTGAATGGGTGCCGGATGAGTGTCCGGCGTAGTCACTCCGATGTttaagtcagcaggtgaagaagAGTAAAATGACTGTATATGTGGTGATATACGTGAATGTTGAGAGTTCAAAATTCCAGAATCCTTTAAATGAGATACATACTTTGTTTTCAATGCCCACTTGCTAAGTATGGTAAGATGCTGCCCATATCCTGCAAACCCATGTAGTTCTGACAGTAATGATTGTCAAGCATGAGGTAGCCCATACTGATACACTCGAGTGTGGTGCGTTTTTTGAGGTAACCCGGGTAGAAGGTTCTCGGGAGCTTGCATGAGAGCCCGAGCTTCTGATTGCCCGAGGAGAAAATGTCATAGCTGCTGCAAAAAAAAACATTCTGTATATTGACTCTGATTTGATTTCAGCTATCCATTTAGTTTTCCGGATCATCCATGACTCGAGCTTCTACGAGGGTATCATTGATCTATCAAAATAACACAAGGGATAACTCACACGGCCAGACTATCAAATTACAAGTAAAATGTAATAGCTAGAGTAGGAGATGTGAATTTATTGTGCTAAAAATGGGTTTTCTTAAAATTAAATCCTAAAAAAATAAACTAATTAGCAAATACCCAAAATCAAATAAACTCTGGTTTCTATCAACTTTATCATTAGAGTTTATTAACTTGAGAAATtttatcaatttattttaaatatacatCATTAGAAATTCTATTCATATCGTGTCTTATGTTTAGTTAAATATAAAACATGTGTCCTAGCTCAACCCTTTTCAAATAAAACAATATCATACAAGCGATTAAGATTTAATTTAATGATTAACATTAAAAAACTAACAAAAATAGGAAATTGAATAACACAAACATAAGCAGTTGCATTTTATTTCAGGCAATTTTTTTCCCAAACAATTGATAATTCAAaagcaaaaaaatattaatctcAGTTGTTTTACAAATTAGAGGGGTTAAAACAATTACAATTTTGATATCTAATTCAACAATAAATCATACAAATCAAAATTAGTTTATCAGTCTTGCAATCAAACGAATAATCAATAATCACGAAAAAACAATTGCTACGTTGTTTTGAGAAATTAATTATCAAATATGATTAAAAACAACATGGAAATTAGAACGTTGAGAGTGAGGAATAATTAATTGAGGTAAGCCAACAAGTTCATGGCTGCATCTCTTATGAACAACAAGTCAGCATCGCTGCTAACTCATGCAGTGAATCTGAGAAGACGATCCCAACTGCCGTTTGCATCGGATTGTTTCGGTGGAATGGAAGCAGCATCATATGCACCAATCGAAATGAAACGGATCTTGCACACTTGGTTAGGAAAATAAGGGATTTGTTGTATTcgtta from the Primulina eburnea isolate SZY01 chromosome 3, ASM2296580v1, whole genome shotgun sequence genome contains:
- the LOC140825986 gene encoding LOW QUALITY PROTEIN: class V chitinase-like (The sequence of the model RefSeq protein was modified relative to this genomic sequence to represent the inferred CDS: substituted 1 base at 1 genomic stop codon) is translated as MAYSLMKIFLIFSVLSLFQLRFCAGQNAVNGVYWFPDSGFAASNINSSLFTHIFCAFADLDPQTKQVTISSANNDSFYQFTRTVQLKNPSVKTLLSIGGGSANRTVFSQMASQSSSRKSFIDSSIRLARSYGFFGLDLDWEYPQTSSDMTNLGTLLTEWRTAVTTEAQSSGKPALLLTAAFYYAASLNGLNYPVNSINQNLDWVNAMAYDFYDPSWYRYTNSHSMLYDSTSQVSGSYGINSXIQAGLSAKKLALGIPFYGYAWRLANANNHGMLAPSTGPAGPDSGAMGYNQIRNFISQNSGTVVVYNSTIVTNYCYSGTTWIGYDDTQSVAAKVSYAKQKGLLGYFAWHVGVDTNWALSKQAKQSWGA
- the LOC140825988 gene encoding mannose-P-dolichol utilization defect 1 protein homolog 2, which codes for MVEMKLLGMDFGCALGSLSNGEFPEKDCLLPLISKLLGYCIVAASTTVKLPQILKILKNSSVRGLSILSFELEVVGYTIALAYCLHKGLPFSAYGELAFLLLQGIILVAIIYYFSQPIGTMTWIRALLYCAIAPTILAGQIDPILFEALYASQHAIFFCARIPQIWANLKNKSTGELSFLTSLMNFAGSMVRVFTSIQEKAPTSVVLGSIIGIMTNGTILSQIILYQKPPAKKQKKAD
- the LOC140825989 gene encoding temperature-induced lipocalin-1-like, producing MGNKEMEVVKGLNVERYMGRWYEIASFRSAFQPKNGVDTRATYTLNPDETVHVLNETWTGGKRGYIEGTAWKVDPKSDEAKLKVRFYVPPFLPIIPVTGDYWVLYIDEDYQYALVGQRSRKYLWILCRQSSLDEETYNQLVEKAKEEGYDVSKLHKTTHSETPPESEGPKDTKGIWWLKSIFGK